A genomic region of Kluyveromyces marxianus DMKU3-1042 DNA, complete genome, chromosome 5 contains the following coding sequences:
- the UGX2 gene encoding Ugx2p — translation MRELYLSSSMLASETGIAYEVSDSYSSRRHGSEDNGKIQYVISMAHSQGFDWNQDFFATRYEQMCQVVYDGHVDSVESVIEELRSRGCLDEEESSSDADGGMSESPVDVLSIQKYRRISDAFIRPRRKSDRSISFSADREQGNFKRAEVIVIDVESDTPENRVLKSLVKS, via the coding sequence ATGAGAGAGTTGTACCTATCGTCTAGCATGTTGGCTAGCGAAACAGGTATTGCATACGAAGTAAGTGACAGTTATAGCTCAAGAAGGCATGGATCTGAAGATAATGGGAAAATCCAGTATGTGATTTCGATGGCGCATTCGCAAGGGTTCGACTGGAATCAGGACTTTTTTGCTACCCGGTACGAGCAAATGTGCCAGGTGGTTTACGATGGGCATGTCGATAGTGTTGAGTCGGTAATAGAGGAATTAAGGAGCCGTGGCTGtttggatgaagaagagagctCGAGCGATGCTGATGGTGGTATGAGCGAGAGTCCTGTTGATGTGCTTTCTATTCAAAAGTACAGGCGAATTAGTGATGCTTTTATCAGGCCAAGACGGAAGTCCGATAGAAGTATATCATTTTCGGCGGACAGAGAACAAGGGAACTTCAAGCGGGCTGAAGTGATTGTCATTGATGTGGAGTCTGACACGCCGGAAAACAGGGTGTTGAAGAGTCTTGTGAAGTCGTAG
- the NOP56 gene encoding snoRNP complex protein NOP56 yields the protein MAPIEYLLFEEPTGYGIFKVKLQQDDIGSRLKEVQQQINDFGSFTKLVELVSFAPFKGAAQALENANDISEGLVSDHLKALLDLNLPKGSSKKTVTLAISDKNLGPSIKEVFPYVDCISNELAQDLIRGVRLHGDKLLKDLQPGDLERAQLGLGHAYSRAKVKFSVQKNDNHIIQAIALLDQLDKDINTFAMRVKEWYGWHFPELAKLVPDNYKFAKLVLFIKDKASLNEESLHDLSEILDNDAGISERVIDNARISMGQDLSETDMENVTIFAQRVVSLVEYRRQLYDYLCEKMHLVAPNLSELIGEVIGARLISHSGSLTNLSKQAASTVQILGAEKALFRALKTKGNTPKYGLIYHSGFIAKASAKNKGRISRYLANKCSMASRIDNYSDEPTNAFGQVLKKQVEQRLEFYATGAPTLKNESAIKEAIELYNKDKPATEEEVDTTEPSKKRKLEESSDEEEEEEEKKEKKSKKEKKDKKEKKEKKEKKEKKEKKDKKEKKEKKDKKEKKSKKD from the coding sequence ATGGCTCCTATTGAATATCTATTGTTTGAAGAGCCTACTGGGTATGGTATCTTCAAGGTGAAGTTGCAACAGGATGACATTGGGTCTCGTTTAAAGGAGGTGCAACAACAAATCAACGACTTTGGTTCTTTCACCAAGTTGGTTGAGTTGGTTTCATTTGCTCCATTCAAGGGTGCAGCTCAAGCTTTGGAAAATGCGAACGATATTTCTGAAGGTTTGGTTTCTGACCATTTGAAGGCTTTGTTGGACTTGAACTTGCCAAAGGGTTCGTCCAAGAAGACTGTTACTCTAGCTATCTCTGACAAGAACTTGGGTCCATCCATCAAGGAAGTTTTCCCATACGTGGACTGTATTTCCAACGAGTTGGCTCAAGACTTGATTCGTGGTGTTAGATTGCATGGTGAcaagttgttgaaggaCTTGCAACCTGGTGATTTGGAAAGAGCTCAACTTGGTTTGGGTCACGCTTACTCCCGTGCCAAGGTTAAGTTCTCTGTGCAGAAGAACGACAACCATATCATCCAAGCTATTGCTCTTTTGGATCAATTGGACAAGGACATCAACACCTTTGCCATGAGAGTCAAGGAATGGTACGGCTGGCACTTCCCAGAGTTGGCAAAGTTGGTTCCAGACAACTACAAGTTTGCCAAGCTCgttcttttcatcaagGACAAGGCTTCTTTGAACGAGGAATCCTTGCACGATCTTTCCGAAATTCTAGACAATGACGCTGGTATCAGTGAGAGAGTTATCGACAACGCCCGTATCTCCATGGGTCAAGATCTTTCCGAAACCGATATGGAAAACGTCACTATTTTCGCTCAAAGAGTCGTCTCTCTTGTCGAATACAGAAGACAATTGTACGACTACCTTTGCGAAAAGATGCACTTGGTCGCTCCAAACTTGTCTGAATTGATTGGTGAAGTTATCGGTGCCAGATTGATCTCCCACTCTGGTTCTTTGACCAACCTTTCCAAGCAAGCCGCTTCCACCGTTCAAATTTTGGGTGCTGAAAAGGCTTTATTCAGAGCTTTGAAGACCAAGGGTAACACTCCTAAATACGGTTTAATCTATCACAGTGGTTTCATCGCCAAGGCTAGTGCTAAGAACAAGGGTAGAATTTCCAGATACTTGGCCAACAAGTGTTCTATGGCTTCCAGAATCGATAACTACTCTGATGAACCAACCAACGCTTTCGGTCAAGTGCTAAAGAAGCAAGTTGAACAAAGATTGGAATTCTACGCTACTGGTGCTCCAACCTTGAAGAACGAATCTGCTATCAAGGAAGCCATCGAATTGTACAATAAGGATAAGCCAGCtactgaagaagaagtggatACAACCGAACCTTCTAAGAAGAGAAAGCTAGAGGAATCCagcgatgaagaagaagaagaagaagaaaagaaggaaaagaagtctaagaaggagaagaaggataagaaggagaagaaggaaaagaaggagaagaaggaaaagaaggagaagaaggacaagaaggaaaagaaggaaaagaaggacaagaaggagaagaagtcTAAGAAGGACTAA
- the PBA1 gene encoding Pba1p — MLTFKQWQNDQSPRHQLDSVAQSDPYSLVDKNLPKVTVSPENLDLIQFNHCLVLPSSLKWLLPKSIINLTHIGVISGTLQNDSNTDPQSMKIVSGMYDTEDSITGSSTEEFLINYNLWKLQDTVIVIIEENEMKYPTIVTNFMTRQLAQLIGNVCERTILVNSDRLTELKTLTDLIPPEFITGSITNLILSLKDKSAKVLVVPAEGPSGFEKYNFNVVDSLVDEMSKLLCSYPSQTDYYVSECIKLWKLDGCTTTQGGLYI; from the exons ATGTTGACA TTCAAGCAATGGCAAAATGACCAGAGTCCTAGACATCAACTAGATTCAGTGGCACAATCAGATCCATACTCTTTGGTCGATAAAAACTTACCTAAAGTAACTGTATCCCCTGAAAATTTGGATCTCATACAGTTCAACCATTGTCTTGTTCTCCCTTCATCACTAAAGTGGCTGCTTCCTAAGAGTATCATCAATCTAACGCACATTGGTGTTATTTCTGGGACATTACAAAATGATAGTAATACCGACCCTCAATCTATGAAGATTGTATCAGGGATGTACGACACCGAAGATAGCATTACAGGCTCTTCTACAGAAGAGTTCCTAATAAACTACAATCTATGGAAGCTCCAAGATACTGTCATTGTAATCATCGAGGAAAACGAAATGAAGTATCCTACGATCGTAACAAATTTCATGACAAGACAGTTAGCTCAGTTGATTGGCAATGTATGTGAACGTACAATACTAGTAAATTCAGACAGATTGACAGAGTTGAAAACGCTTACAGATCTTATCCCTCCCGAGTTTATCACTGGATCTATCACCAACTTGATTCTATCGCTAAAGGATAAGAGCGCAAAAGTGTTAGTGGTACCTGCAGAAGGTCCAAGCGGTTTTGAGAAATACAATTTCAATGTTGTCGATTCACTAGTTGATGAAATGTCAAAACTGCTTTGCTCGTATCCATCGCAGACAGACTATTACGTATCAGAGTGCATAAAACTTTGGAAATTGGATGGATGTACTACAACTCAAGGTGGATTATATATTTAG
- the YKE2 gene encoding tubulin-binding prefolding complex subunit YKE2, which translates to MSAEEVSQRYTKLQGELEELIVARQKLETQLQENKIVNEEFANLKEDTTVYKLTGGVLLPVEQFEAKGNVEKRLEFIETEIKRCEGNIKTKQQELETVKNQLISMRTQQQQQ; encoded by the coding sequence ATGTCGGCCGAAGAAGTATCACAAAGGTATACAAAGCTACAGGGGGAGTTAGAAGAGTTGATTGTGGCGAGACAGAAGTTAGAGACACAATTGCAAGAGAACAAGATCGTTAATGAAGAATTTGCGAATCTCAAAGAAGATACCACTGTTTACAAGCTAACTGGCGGTGTGCTACTTCCTGTTGAGCAGTTTGAGGCCAAGGGGAATGTGGAAAAGAGACTTGAGTTTATAGAGACGGAGATCAAGAGATGCGAGGGGAACATCAAAACGAAGCAACAAGAGCTTGAGACCGTCAAAAACCAACTAATCAGCATGCGTacccaacaacaacagcagtaG
- the COQ9 gene encoding ubiquinone biosynthesis protein COQ9, whose amino-acid sequence MSSRVFTRLYHPNMLEHAIPKVIKPLTYGADSVQYKVLSNTIKNHVPSQGFNERAIVQSLNELGLGSSYLSVLGSANSPSFFNVSPAVQELVKFHLVTKRTQLINELPLDTDKPLPDLETLFLRRLQLNESVAPHLSQMLSIMSIPGEFMVQTALPELHRLTDDMIFYSNETDNHDFAWYSKRLAISTAYVSSELFMAQDKSHNFSETMEFAQSRLENVKKMGKMYNNTEEYLWFTLLSSINLVKSQLTRG is encoded by the coding sequence ATGTCGTCACGCGTGTTCACAAGACTGTACCATCCCAACATGCTGGAGCATGCCATTCCAAAAGTTATCAAACCTCTAACTTACGGTGCCGATTCTGTGCAATATAAGGTCTTGTCAAATACAATTAAAAACCACGTACCCAGCCAAGGATTCAACGAAAGAGCTATTGTTCAGTCTTTGAACGAATTGGGGCTCGGATCGTCGTACCTTTCGGTGCTTGGAAGCGCCAATTCCCCATCTTTCTTCAACGTTTCTCCAGCAGTGCAGGAATTGGTCAAGTTTCACCTCGTGACAAAACGTACCCAGCTCATTAATGAACTCCCATTGGACACAGACAAGCCGCTCCCTGATCTCGAAACGCTATTTCTCCGGAGATTGCAACTTAACGAGTCCGTCGCTCCCCATTTGTCGCAGATGCTATCGATCATGTCGATTCCAGGTGAATTTATGGTGCAAACGGCATTGCCAGAATTGCACCGTTTGACGGACGATATGATTTTTTACTCGAACGAAACAGATAACCATGACTTCGCATGGTACTCCAAGAGACTAGCCATTTCCACTGCGTATGTGTCCTCGGAACTGTTCATGGCGCAGGACAAGTCGCACAACTTCTCAGAGACGATGGAGTTCGCGCAATCGAGATTGGAAAACGTTAAAAAGATGGGCAAAATGTATAATAACACCGAGGAGTATCTGTGGTTCACTCTCCTCAGTTCGATCAACCTGGTAAAGTCTCAATTGACAAGAGGATGA